TTTTcaaagtccaaaaaaaaaagagtgaaaaaggtGATTTGGGACAGTCTCAAGGGGACATTTGGCCACCCAGCCTTGTTTTTCATGACAGCAAAAGGAAAGTTTAAAATCTGGATGATAGACTACTAACTAACAACAAAGTGTGTTTCACTATTATAAACATAGAATACAGTAAATTAGGAGGCTGGataacagaaaagacaaaagaaaatgaaatacccTCTTGTGTTTTGCTGGTCCAAGTCACACTCTGACTCCAGAGTTCATTGTCAGCTCGTTGGTTGCTACGCTTTCTATCTGAACAGATTGTTCTAAAAAGCAGAAAGGCTGCTTGGTATTGAAAGGAGCTGTGACCACAGCGTTTTTGTGATTTTTATCCAGCTTCCCCAGAATTGGCTTGCTTTTTTGGCATCTGGTCACCATCATTTTATTCCACCCAGGGACTGGGCCCTAATTCTTgaatccctctccctttcccaccagcaagtttgcagcatttaggttgtttccaatttcccAGCGTTCTAAATCAGTTTGTAGTGAGCAGCTTTGGATAGGCCGCTTTTTCCACGCCTTCCCATTAACTGAATTTCCTCTTTGGCGACTCGCCTGCTCCAGCACcttctctccttggcctgtcGGTGGGTCCTCTATCACCACCCTTGGCCGAAAGTActtgctacatttttttttctttgcagttggTCTGCCTTTTGGTTCtactgagttatttttttttaatcgattAAAGTTGGAGAGTTTCGTTTGTTTGAAATGGTCACATCTTCCCCTCTGTTCACTTGGATCTCTTCTTTACTTTTAGTTTCATGACCTTCAGAGGTTTGGAAACGTGAAGTTCCTTTTTTTGGCACTGGCTCATCTGTGGCTTTGGAATTCTTCTGTCTAACCCGTGAAAGTGGCCAGAGCAGAGTTGGGTCCAGGCTGGTGGGGGAAAGGGAAATACCGATGGCCAGGGAAGTGTGGAACAAGGGCCCCTTTCCCCTTCTCACTTCTGACCACCTTCTCAGAGTCCcatcactttcttttcttctttcttttttttttttttctttttgaagatgttgtcttctttatttatttttggctgtgctgtgcagcacgcagaatcttagttccctgaccaggaatcaaacccgcaccccttgcagtggaagcatggacggccagggaagtccccctatccCTTTCTGAGCAGGGGCCTAACATGTGCTTGTCTGTGTGAATCTAGGGCAGGGGGCCAATTGGATggatcaactttttaaaattgttgcttCCAGAGTATAGCCTGATCACAGAAGGACACATACAATAGGGTTTCACTTCTAAGAGGTCTCTGGAATAGTCATatttatagagacagaagtaGGAACAatgttaccaggggctgggagagggagtggggagttagtgtttcgGAGGAACAGGGTCTCAGTTTgggaaatgaaaaagttctggacgTGGATGGGGGTGACGGTTGCCCGACAATGTGAACGTCCTTTAAGGcccctgaactgtacactttcaaatggttaaaatgggaaATCTTTGTTACGTAtatcttaccacacacacaaagcatAGACTGAAAAAACTAGGAGAGCTCCAGGAGGCTTAAGCCATCCCATGGTAGGTGACGTACTGAAGAGACCCAAGTGGACGGCAGGCACCCACGTCCTCAGGTGGTCTGAGCCTTACAGGCGAGCTCAGGCCTCTGCTGGAACAGGTTCTGACCCGGTCCCTGGGTGGCCTTGAGCAAGCCTTCCCATCCCCCAGGCCTCGCTTCCACCCTGGGGAAcgatattattgtccccattttaaggGTGAGGGAACTAAACCCCGAGGAGTGAGATGTCCGGCCCCTGGTCTCTCCAGCCAGCTGGCGGCAGAGCCAGAGGCATGTCACTGGCAGCCTCCTGTGTCTGACCCTGTCGCCGGCCACCTCCTTCCTTAATCAGCCCTCCTTCCTAATCCCCCCAGGTTGGCCGCAGCTAGTGGGGGCCAGCCACACAGACAGCCTGCCAAGAAGGGGCCAGGGTGCTGCCCTTACCATTCGCTCCGTGCTGGGCACTGGCTGACAGGCCCCGACTTACATACCTCTCTTACCTCTCACGACAGCTCTGAGGGTTAAGGGTgctgcctcattttacagataagggaaaaTGGGTGTATCAGTCAGCCTTCCACTAAAAAAACAGAacctggaagagggagggagacgactgaatgactgactgactgaTTGATTGAAAGCAATCGGCTTACACGACTGTGGGGTGGCGAAGCCGGTCTGAAATCCACGGAGCGGGCCGTCGGGAAGGGTGAGCTGGAACTCTTCGGCAGGAGCTGACACTACTGTCCAccggcagaatttcttcttcaggGAAACCTCAGTTCTATGCTATAGCTTTTCAACTGCCCGTACCAGGCCTGCCAGACTATGGAGGATGGTGTAGATGTCACTGACATCTACAAAACCTGTACCTTCACAGCGACGCCTTGATTGGTGGTTGTGACACTGGCTTCTTCAGCTGACCGTCACCGTAGGTTCAGGTTAAGTAACTCGCCCACCCAGGCTAGAAGGTGGCAGAACTGGGCTCACCGGGCCTTTACAGCTCCACAGACCTTCTCCCCAGTGCCCAGGCTCTTCCAGAGCAATATGtttgaaagagagacagaaaaagacttTGGAGACAGATGGTACCAGGCTGGAATCACTGCCCTGCCACACGGTGACCCTGGATAGACCGCCTCTATAGGAGTCCAGCCCCGACAGAGTGGAcagggcagtgggggtgggtCAAGGGCGTCTGGGGGGTTGGGGGTGCCTGTCCCATGGGGGTGCTTCACCTTGACCTCATCCTTCCCTGCTGAGTGTTTCTGCCCCCCACCGGCACTAATGGCTCTGTCTCACCTCTCCCACCAGCAACATGAAGCTGCAGTACAAGGGGGAGAAGCCATTCCAGCCTGTGACACCGTAAGCAGACTGTCACTTCCCCCTTTGTGGCCCCGGGGTTGGGGGCTGCCTCCCCTTAACCACTCACCCTTCTTGATTACAGATCACAGTACCCTCAGCCCAAGCTGCTGGAGCAAAAGTAGGTGTTGATTAGGGCCTGGGCCCAGAATGGGGAGACCTGGGGTAGAGGCAGGGGCGCGGGCCTCTGATCTGGAAGTTGGGGTACTGGAGGTGTCCACTGGCCTCGGGGTCTGGGTCGTCTGGGACCTGGGCTCCGGTCCAGCTCTgtcactagctatgtgaccttggacaggttagCCAACCACTCTGCGATTTTTCTGCACAggtggataataataatacccacctGATAGGCAGTTGGAGGACCGGATGAGACGGTGTTTGCAAAGTGcacagcagggaattccctggcagcccaagtggttaggactccgagctggCACTGctggagggcctgggttcaatccgtggtcagggagctgagatctCTCAAGTTGCGTGGCGCGgccaaaagtaataataataataataacgcaGAGCACTGTGCCTTCTGCGTGGCCGCGCTCGATCCGTCGTCGACGATGATGTTGATGACCCCCGTCTCCGAGGCACTTAGCGGGCACCGGAAATGCCAGGCTCCTCTAGACACTGGGCATGCGTTAACTCCTGGTCTTGACCACGCTGGGAAGTAGCTATGACTATCCCCACTTTCCACATGAGGATACTGGGGCCCAGAGACGGGGATAaagctgcccagggtcacacagctttgGCAGGGCCAAGATGAGAGGGAGGCTTTCCCAGGGGAGGGTCTCAGCCCCCACGGCCTCCTCTGCTGCCAGGCCCACAGAGTTCCTGACGCTCACACCCTGGCTAGCGCCCATCGTCTCCGAGGGAACCTTCGAGCCGGAACTTCTGCGTCATATCTACCAGCCGCTGAACCTGACCGTCGGGGTCACGGTGTTTGCCGTGGGGAAGTGAGtagtgggctgggctgggctgggggaaggggggttATAAATTCTGAGCCCCAGGAATTTATAGTCTGGGGAGAGACAGGACCCCAACCCGggcaccagggaggccctgaacCAGGTGCTGTGCAGGTGGGAAGGTACAGAGTGGAGTATGCTGGTGGGAGgggagcttcctggaggaagggggtCTGGCCCTGGcatggaaggggggagggggaggcagcccAGGTGAGGGGGCAGCAGGAGCCTTTGTCAGGAGACACCCTTGTCCCTTCACCCCTTCTGCTTCCCCTGAACCGTCCAGGCAGGTGTGAAGGAGTGGAAAGCCCCCCAGACCACCGCATAGAATTGGGGGTCCGTGATCAGGCCACAGGCAGGTCAAGAGACCCAGGCAGAGCCGGCCCATCCTTGGGGACCCTCTCTCCTCCAGCCTCTGGCCTGTGGGCTCTCTGGACACCTCCtgttttcccctctccttcctcaccccGCCTGCCCTTTCCTTTAGGAGCCATCACCTGGCAGCTTCCCTCTGGGTCCCTTTCTGGGACTCCTGAGAGAGGGACCCTAATGGGTCCCCAGCAGCTAAGCACTGGCCAGATGATGGATGGCCCAGCGGGGATCAGgggaccccccccacccctggcccaaTCGGCACCCCGCAGCCAGCACCACCCACCTTCCCTTGACTCGGCCACTTCCCCGTTTCTtggctcctttcctctctctgaggctcagtgtcTGTGCCTAGGAGGTGGGGACTGTGGTCCCTGCCTTCTAGGGAGTTTATGAGGCTAGAAGAAGAGAAGAATcccttagaacactgcctggcacttagtaagtgctcagtaaaactTAGCTCAGTCTGTGAATATGAGTCATCAATCATCATTATTAGGACGGTCTTAAGAGGTTGGTACTAAGATGGTGGGAATTTGACAGACAAGGACCCCGAGGGGCGGACCTGAGTGCCTTCTTGAGATGGGAAGCTGGGAGGTGGACCCCAGCCCGGCCAGCCCCAGCCCTGTCCGTGTGGTGCTACCTAGTGGGGACCCAGGCAGTGGCCCCGCTGAGGCCACGGGGCGTGATGGGATTCTCTCCACCAGGTACACCCAGTTCGTCCAGCGCTTCCTGGAGTCAGCCGAGCAGTTCTTCATGCAGGGGTTCCGGGTGCACTACTATGTCTTCACTAACGACCCCACGGCCGTTCCTCGGGTCCGGCTGGGTTCCGGCCGCCTCGTCAGCATCATCCCCATCCTGAGGCACTCCCGCTGGGAGGAGATCTCCACACGCCGCATGCAGAGCATCAGCCAGCACATTGCCGAGAGGGCGCACCGGGAGGTCGACTACCTCTTCTGCCTCAATGTGGACATGGTGTTCCGGAACCCATGGGGCCCCGAGACCTTGGGGGACCTGGTCGCTGCCATTCACCCCGGCTACTTCGCTGTTCCCCGCCAGCAGTTCCCCTACGAGCGCCGGCCTCTTTCCACCGCCTTTGTGGCGGATGGCGAGGGGGATTTCTATTATGGCGGGGCGGTCTTTGGGGGGCGGGTGGCCGAGGTGTATGAGTTTACCAGAGGCTGTCACATGGGCATCCTGGCAGACAAGGCCAACGGCATCATGGCGGCCTGGCAGGAGGAGAGTCACCTGAACCGCCGCTTCATCTCACATAAGCCCTCCAAAGTGCTGTCCCCCGAGTACCTCTGGGATGACAGGaagccccagccccccagcc
This region of Delphinus delphis chromosome 6, mDelDel1.2, whole genome shotgun sequence genomic DNA includes:
- the GBGT1 gene encoding globoside alpha-1,3-N-acetylgalactosaminyltransferase 1 isoform X1, with product MHCPRLALGLGFCLLVGMALCSLWVYVENWLPVSYVPYYLPCPEIFNMKLQYKGEKPFQPVTPSQYPQPKLLEQKPTEFLTLTPWLAPIVSEGTFEPELLRHIYQPLNLTVGVTVFAVGKYTQFVQRFLESAEQFFMQGFRVHYYVFTNDPTAVPRVRLGSGRLVSIIPILRHSRWEEISTRRMQSISQHIAERAHREVDYLFCLNVDMVFRNPWGPETLGDLVAAIHPGYFAVPRQQFPYERRPLSTAFVADGEGDFYYGGAVFGGRVAEVYEFTRGCHMGILADKANGIMAAWQEESHLNRRFISHKPSKVLSPEYLWDDRKPQPPSLKLIRFSTLDKDTDWLRS
- the GBGT1 gene encoding globoside alpha-1,3-N-acetylgalactosaminyltransferase 1 isoform X2, yielding MHCPRLALGLGFCLLVGMALCSLWVYVENWLPVSYVPYYLPCPEIFNMKLQYKGEKPFQPVTPPTEFLTLTPWLAPIVSEGTFEPELLRHIYQPLNLTVGVTVFAVGKYTQFVQRFLESAEQFFMQGFRVHYYVFTNDPTAVPRVRLGSGRLVSIIPILRHSRWEEISTRRMQSISQHIAERAHREVDYLFCLNVDMVFRNPWGPETLGDLVAAIHPGYFAVPRQQFPYERRPLSTAFVADGEGDFYYGGAVFGGRVAEVYEFTRGCHMGILADKANGIMAAWQEESHLNRRFISHKPSKVLSPEYLWDDRKPQPPSLKLIRFSTLDKDTDWLRS
- the GBGT1 gene encoding globoside alpha-1,3-N-acetylgalactosaminyltransferase 1 isoform X3, with amino-acid sequence MKLQYKGEKPFQPVTPSQYPQPKLLEQKPTEFLTLTPWLAPIVSEGTFEPELLRHIYQPLNLTVGVTVFAVGKYTQFVQRFLESAEQFFMQGFRVHYYVFTNDPTAVPRVRLGSGRLVSIIPILRHSRWEEISTRRMQSISQHIAERAHREVDYLFCLNVDMVFRNPWGPETLGDLVAAIHPGYFAVPRQQFPYERRPLSTAFVADGEGDFYYGGAVFGGRVAEVYEFTRGCHMGILADKANGIMAAWQEESHLNRRFISHKPSKVLSPEYLWDDRKPQPPSLKLIRFSTLDKDTDWLRS